The following proteins come from a genomic window of Malus sylvestris chromosome 4, drMalSylv7.2, whole genome shotgun sequence:
- the LOC126617644 gene encoding cyclic phosphodiesterase-like, protein MGGLRAEFGGPQIEPHIPLAGSLRLMCEAALANRSDLCLRAFVAKVDSVVTRVSYYHPVALVFHLPEEVEMETGVDFNLWNPPLPQMSLLYGHLTEEERRKAQEKVNILDESITSLSFPVTRFALYQTKYKDKTLRSWEKIAEYRLHFNN, encoded by the exons ATGGGGGGCCTCCGAGCTGAGTTTGGCGGTCCCCAGATCGAGCCCCACATCCCCCTTGCGGGTTCGCTCCGGCTAATGTGCGAGGCCGCGCTCGCCAATCGATCTGACCTATGTTTGCGTGCGTTTGTTGCTAAAGTCGATTCCGTGGTTACTAGGGTTTCCTATTACCATCCT GTTGCCCTCGTTTTTCATCTGCCCGAAGAG GTCGAGATGGAAACTGGTGTGGACTTCAATCTGTGGAATC CTCCATTGCCACAGATGAGTCTCCTCTATGGGCACCTGACAGAAGAAGAGAGGAGAAAAGCACAAGAaaaagttaatattttggatgaGAGCATTACTAGCTTGAGCTTCCCAGTAACTCGCTTTGCATTGTACCAAACTAAATACAAGGATAAAACTCTCAGATCTTGGGAGAAGATTGCTGAATACCGCCTTCATTTCAATAATTAG